One Virgibacillus proomii DNA window includes the following coding sequences:
- the ygjK gene encoding alpha-glucosidase, translating to MKKVKNRKLLKLGIVSIASCFIFGSSIPVYAKANLPKVTEFQNTLDISAQPSEQIYGSYLTNKFNNFSDLGAWHGYYLPSYDAKELYGGFAGPVIIAEEYPVNLAKTINQIQISNRDTGEKYDLRNSDPVDFTYYPGRLVQHYQLDDFDLTLNLIFVTNRTAMIKTELKNNTNKALNLDVYWQGELLNTLANGNNKLNLGQSLTATKNGVQVNFSEIRDTWNYFATDQAKYYIYHDQPVKTIVSGNKYETRLNKPIKIKPNKSFTTYTTESYTFTTKEFNQEKGKLKKYTKQANKLFKQNEKRWQGYLDRTFNEKNDHNNLEYRHAAVKAMETLMTNWRSPAGAIKHDGIVPSMSYKWFIGMWSWDSWKQAVAVADFNPELAKNNIRALFDHQIQSNDNVRPQDEGAIIDAIFYNKEQARGGDGGNWNERNSKPPLASWAVWNVYEQTNDKKFLKEMYPKLKQYHEWWYRNRDHDQNGISEYGSTVSEANWQRDENYQIIKDENGNPKLNPEAVIEAAAWESGMDNATRFDQEGVGKDDVGVQVFENKNKDNKVIGYSINQESVDLNAYLYAEKAFLKSMAEELNKPREAKQFTKEANYIKNYISKNMYDQKTGYFYDLQINEDGSKKKLLTNRGKGTEGWIPLWAKLADKDQAGNVVENMVDENKFNTYMPFPTASKDNPKYSPSHYWRGPVWMDQALFGVEALQNYGYNKEARTLTEKLFNHAEGLMEDGPIRENYNPETGKGLSTKNFSWSASSYYLLYKNSLVDQKTTSQDGLSIDK from the coding sequence GTGAAAAAAGTAAAAAATAGGAAATTATTGAAACTAGGTATTGTATCCATAGCTTCATGCTTCATTTTTGGAAGCAGTATCCCGGTTTACGCAAAAGCAAATCTCCCTAAAGTGACAGAGTTTCAGAACACATTAGATATCTCTGCACAACCTTCAGAACAAATATATGGCAGTTATTTAACGAATAAATTTAATAACTTCTCTGATTTAGGCGCTTGGCATGGCTATTATTTACCAAGCTACGATGCGAAAGAATTATATGGAGGATTTGCAGGACCTGTAATCATTGCTGAAGAATATCCTGTTAACTTGGCTAAAACGATAAACCAAATTCAAATTAGCAATCGGGACACTGGTGAAAAATATGATCTGCGTAACAGTGACCCAGTTGACTTTACGTATTATCCAGGTCGATTAGTGCAACACTATCAACTTGATGATTTTGATTTAACTTTAAACCTTATTTTTGTCACTAACCGCACTGCTATGATTAAAACGGAACTCAAAAATAATACCAATAAAGCGTTGAATTTAGATGTTTACTGGCAAGGAGAGCTTTTGAATACATTAGCTAATGGAAATAACAAGTTAAATTTAGGTCAATCATTAACAGCAACTAAAAATGGTGTACAAGTTAATTTTTCGGAAATAAGAGATACTTGGAATTATTTTGCTACGGATCAGGCTAAATACTATATTTATCATGATCAGCCAGTCAAAACAATTGTAAGCGGTAATAAGTATGAAACGAGACTAAATAAACCGATTAAAATTAAGCCTAATAAAAGCTTTACAACATACACTACAGAAAGCTATACATTTACAACCAAAGAATTTAATCAGGAAAAAGGAAAGCTAAAAAAATACACCAAGCAGGCGAATAAGCTGTTTAAGCAAAACGAGAAGCGTTGGCAAGGATATTTGGATCGCACCTTTAATGAGAAAAATGATCATAACAATCTTGAGTATCGACATGCTGCTGTAAAAGCGATGGAAACACTAATGACAAACTGGCGAAGTCCTGCCGGCGCTATTAAACATGATGGAATCGTTCCTTCCATGTCTTATAAGTGGTTTATTGGTATGTGGTCCTGGGATTCTTGGAAGCAAGCTGTTGCAGTAGCTGACTTTAATCCAGAACTTGCTAAAAATAATATTCGTGCTTTATTTGACCATCAAATACAATCGAATGATAATGTAAGGCCTCAGGATGAGGGAGCAATTATCGACGCCATTTTCTATAATAAAGAGCAGGCGCGAGGCGGCGATGGTGGAAACTGGAATGAGAGAAACTCGAAGCCACCACTAGCATCCTGGGCAGTTTGGAATGTATATGAACAGACTAATGATAAGAAGTTTTTAAAAGAAATGTATCCAAAGTTAAAGCAATATCATGAATGGTGGTATCGTAACCGTGACCATGATCAAAATGGAATTTCCGAATACGGTAGTACAGTAAGTGAAGCGAACTGGCAAAGGGATGAGAATTATCAGATCATTAAAGATGAAAACGGTAACCCTAAATTAAATCCAGAAGCAGTAATAGAAGCTGCCGCTTGGGAAAGTGGAATGGATAATGCGACTCGCTTTGATCAAGAAGGTGTAGGGAAAGATGATGTTGGTGTTCAAGTCTTTGAAAATAAAAATAAGGATAATAAGGTAATTGGTTATTCCATAAACCAAGAATCGGTTGACTTAAATGCCTATTTATATGCAGAAAAAGCCTTTTTAAAGTCAATGGCGGAAGAATTGAACAAACCAAGAGAAGCTAAGCAGTTTACGAAAGAAGCGAACTACATTAAAAACTATATAAGCAAGAATATGTACGACCAAAAAACCGGTTATTTCTATGATTTACAAATTAATGAAGACGGCTCGAAGAAGAAATTACTAACAAACAGAGGAAAAGGAACAGAAGGTTGGATTCCTTTATGGGCTAAATTAGCAGATAAAGACCAAGCTGGAAATGTCGTTGAAAACATGGTAGATGAAAATAAATTTAATACGTATATGCCATTTCCAACTGCTTCAAAAGACAACCCTAAATACAGTCCTAGTCATTATTGGCGTGGACCTGTCTGGATGGATCAGGCATTGTTTGGAGTTGAAGCACTACAAAATTACGGATACAATAAAGAAGCGAGAACATTAACGGAGAAATTATTTAACCATGCTGAAGGTTTAATGGAGGATGGACCAATTCGTGAAAACTATAATCCTGAAACTGGAAAGGGATTAAGTACTAAAAACTTTAGCTGGTCAGCTTCTTCTTATTATTTGTTGTATAAAAATAGCCTAGTAGATCAAAAAACAACGTCTCAGGATGGGCTATCCATTGATAAATAA
- a CDS encoding fructose bisphosphate aldolase, with the protein MQQSQMERMKHGKGFIAALDQSGGSTPKALAAYGISKDAYQNEAEMFDLVHEMRTRIITSPAFDPKYILGAILFEQTMDREIEGMYTGDYLAEKKGIVPFLKVDKGLAEEANGVHLMKPIPDLDETLKRANERHMFGTKMRSVIKEANPEGIQAVVRQQFEIGKQIIAAGLVPIIEPEVDIHSPEKEKCEELLKTEILRHLNHLSESDNVMLKLTIPTVANTYKELIEHPNVVRVVALSGGYTRDEANKMLKENEGLIASFSRALSQDLNVNQTDEAFNAALRKAVESIYEASI; encoded by the coding sequence ATGCAACAAAGTCAAATGGAAAGAATGAAACACGGGAAAGGGTTTATTGCTGCACTGGATCAAAGTGGAGGCAGTACACCTAAAGCGTTAGCCGCTTATGGCATATCAAAAGATGCGTATCAAAATGAAGCGGAAATGTTCGATTTAGTACATGAAATGCGCACAAGGATTATTACATCACCAGCCTTTGATCCCAAGTATATTTTGGGAGCCATCCTATTTGAACAAACGATGGACCGTGAAATAGAAGGTATGTATACAGGCGATTATTTAGCCGAAAAGAAAGGAATTGTGCCTTTTTTAAAAGTAGACAAAGGACTTGCTGAAGAAGCAAATGGTGTGCATTTAATGAAGCCAATTCCAGACTTAGACGAAACACTAAAACGGGCAAATGAACGTCATATGTTCGGAACCAAAATGCGTTCGGTTATTAAAGAAGCGAATCCTGAAGGTATCCAAGCTGTCGTTCGTCAACAGTTTGAAATCGGGAAACAGATTATAGCAGCTGGTTTGGTTCCTATCATTGAACCAGAAGTAGACATCCATAGCCCGGAAAAAGAAAAATGCGAAGAGCTCTTAAAAACTGAAATACTACGCCACTTAAATCATTTAAGCGAATCAGATAATGTCATGTTAAAATTAACTATTCCTACAGTAGCAAACACATACAAGGAACTAATTGAGCATCCAAATGTGGTACGTGTTGTCGCACTTTCTGGCGGCTATACAAGAGACGAAGCGAATAAAATGCTGAAAGAAAATGAAGGATTAATCGCTAGTTTCTCCAGAGCTTTAAGTCAAGATTTGAATGTCAACCAAACAGATGAAGCGTTTAATGCAGCTTTAAGGAAAGCGGTCGAATCCATTTACGAAGCTTCGATTTAG
- a CDS encoding nucleotide pyrophosphohydrolase, which translates to MSDISQLIEQLIEFRDERDWRQFHNPKDLAISLSLEAAELLEDFQWKTSEQAVEANFENIKEELADVMIYALMLSHDLNLDVKEIIQEKIKKNAKKYPVEKSKGLKLKYKEL; encoded by the coding sequence ATGAGTGATATAAGTCAACTAATCGAACAACTAATCGAATTTCGAGATGAACGAGACTGGCGACAGTTTCACAATCCTAAAGACCTAGCCATCTCGCTTTCATTGGAAGCTGCAGAATTGTTGGAAGACTTTCAATGGAAAACAAGTGAGCAGGCAGTAGAAGCTAATTTTGAAAATATAAAAGAGGAACTGGCAGATGTAATGATTTACGCACTCATGTTGAGCCATGATTTAAATCTAGACGTAAAAGAAATCATTCAAGAGAAAATAAAGAAGAATGCTAAAAAATATCCAGTAGAAAAAAGCAAAGGATTAAAGCTAAAGTATAAAGAACTTTAA
- the bacA gene encoding undecaprenyl-diphosphate phosphatase yields MIDILIAFILGVVEGLAEFLPISSTGHLILVGHLLGFEGEKAKTFEIVIQLGAILAITILYKERLVSLFNIAPILKKEKKFNAIHIILGVLPAIVAGLLLHGIIKTYLFQPQTVVIGLVAGAFLMIYAERTKPDPTAYSLDDLTYRQAFMIGLFQCLAVYPGFSRAGSTISGGLLAKASYRTASEFSFLIALPVMIGATSLDLLKSWNHLSVSDLPMFTVGFLTSFVVALFAVVTFLKWLERIGLTPFAYYRILLAFLFTIFVLL; encoded by the coding sequence TTGATTGATATTTTAATAGCTTTTATCTTAGGCGTTGTAGAAGGGCTAGCTGAATTTTTACCTATCTCTTCTACAGGGCATCTTATATTAGTAGGGCATTTACTAGGTTTTGAGGGAGAAAAAGCAAAAACATTTGAGATCGTTATTCAACTCGGGGCTATCCTGGCGATTACTATTTTATATAAGGAACGTCTTGTTTCTTTATTTAACATTGCACCGATTTTGAAAAAAGAAAAGAAATTTAATGCAATCCATATTATTCTTGGAGTCCTTCCGGCCATCGTTGCTGGGCTATTGTTACATGGAATTATTAAAACCTATTTGTTTCAACCGCAAACGGTGGTCATTGGACTTGTAGCCGGAGCCTTTTTAATGATTTATGCAGAGAGAACAAAGCCTGACCCCACTGCCTACTCTTTAGACGATCTAACGTATCGGCAAGCGTTTATGATTGGATTATTCCAATGTTTGGCTGTCTATCCCGGCTTTTCAAGAGCAGGATCGACTATTTCAGGTGGACTTTTAGCAAAGGCAAGCTATCGAACGGCATCAGAGTTCTCCTTTTTAATTGCACTTCCTGTAATGATCGGAGCGACAAGCTTAGATTTATTAAAAAGTTGGAACCATTTAAGTGTTAGCGATCTCCCAATGTTTACCGTAGGATTTCTAACTTCTTTTGTTGTCGCCCTGTTTGCTGTGGTAACTTTCTTAAAGTGGCTGGAACGAATCGGGTTAACTCCTTTTGCTTATTATCGTATTTTGTTAGCTTTCTTATTTACGATATTTGTTTTACTTTAA